The Euphorbia lathyris chromosome 2, ddEupLath1.1, whole genome shotgun sequence genome includes a window with the following:
- the LOC136216836 gene encoding uncharacterized protein isoform X1: MATSDSSVPHLPLPAPLAPKKENITPIGSKIAELNESRTELLTRIQGLKHDLQSWRSKLDTQVKVYRDELSDLKKSLNVEVDQLRSEFQELRSTLQQQQEDVSASLKNLGLQDNSANDKEVQDPKIDEVKDEETHASSEDSDKKAEE; the protein is encoded by the exons ATGGCTACTTCTGATTCCTCCGttcctcatcttcctcttccTGCTCCTCTTGCTCCT AAGAAGGAGAACATAACCCCGATTGGTTCCAAGATTGCG GAGTTAAATGAATCGAGGACGGAGCTTCTCACCAGAATTCAAGGCTTAAAACAC GATTTGCAAAGTTGGAGATCAAAGCTAGACACTCAAGTTAAAGTCTATCGCGAT GAGCTATCAGATTTAAAGAAATCATTAAATGttgaggttgaccaacttcgcTCG GAATTTCAAGAGCTTAGGAGCACACTTCAACAACAACAAGAAGATGTTTCTGCAAGCCTGAAAAATTTAGGG CTTCAGGATAACTCAGCAAATGATAAAGAGGTCCAAGATCCCAAGATTGATGAAGTAAAAGATGAGGAAACTCATGCTTCCTCCGAGGACAGTGATAAGAAAGCTGAAGAATAG
- the LOC136216836 gene encoding uncharacterized protein isoform X2, with product MATSDSSVPHLPLPAPLAPKKENITPIGSKIAELNESRTELLTRIQGLKHDLQSWRSKLDTQVKVYRDELSDLKKSLNVEVDQLRSEFQELRSTLQQQQEDVSASLKNLGDNSANDKEVQDPKIDEVKDEETHASSEDSDKKAEE from the exons ATGGCTACTTCTGATTCCTCCGttcctcatcttcctcttccTGCTCCTCTTGCTCCT AAGAAGGAGAACATAACCCCGATTGGTTCCAAGATTGCG GAGTTAAATGAATCGAGGACGGAGCTTCTCACCAGAATTCAAGGCTTAAAACAC GATTTGCAAAGTTGGAGATCAAAGCTAGACACTCAAGTTAAAGTCTATCGCGAT GAGCTATCAGATTTAAAGAAATCATTAAATGttgaggttgaccaacttcgcTCG GAATTTCAAGAGCTTAGGAGCACACTTCAACAACAACAAGAAGATGTTTCTGCAAGCCTGAAAAATTTAGGG GATAACTCAGCAAATGATAAAGAGGTCCAAGATCCCAAGATTGATGAAGTAAAAGATGAGGAAACTCATGCTTCCTCCGAGGACAGTGATAAGAAAGCTGAAGAATAG
- the LOC136216838 gene encoding heavy metal-associated isoprenylated plant protein 35-like — protein MATTTTSVEESSSKALKCKTWVLKVSIHCQGCKRKVKKVLLAIDGVYTATIDAQQQRVTVIGNIEVETLIKRLIKTGKHAEIWPEKLPSKEKQAGKPNNKQVNQNNSKGSQDSSNNDKKKTVTSSGGTKVVGKSPENSTVSEELPPEEGVSGAKSRGSRKKKKGQTTDNVNSNSDSTSASPSSDSKAENTHGIGINQAMGPSNLNPTRHQSVPYHPQGYNINIPPAYASNYRMPYPREYSYPGPFFYVPVSPYPRVTPLDSFFYFSDENAHGCSIM, from the exons ATGGCTACAACGACAACATCTGTTGAAGAATCATCCTCCAAAGCTCTCAAATGCAAG ACATGGGTTTTGAAGGTATCTATTCACTGCCAAGGTTGCAAAAGAAAGGTCAAGAAAGTTCTACTAGCCATTGATG GTGTTTATACTGCAACAATTGATGCACAGCAACAAAGAGTCACAGTTATAGGCAACATTGAAGTAGAGACATTGATCAAGAGACTCATCAAAACAGGCAAACATGCAGAGATTTGGCCTGAAAAACTCCCttcaaaggaaaaacaagcagGTAAACCAAACAACAAGCAGGTAAACCAAAACAACTCCAAGGGCAGCCAGGATTCAAGCAATAATGACAAGAAAAAAACTGTAACATCTAGCGGAGGGACAAAAGTTGTTGGCAAGTCACCGGAAAACTCCACTGTTTCCGAGGAGTTACCACCGGAGGAGGGTGTTTCTGGTGCCAAAAGTAGAGGTAgcaggaagaaaaagaaagggcAAACAACGGATAATGTCAATAGTAACAGTGATTCAACCTCAGCCTCACCATCTTCCGATAGTAAAGCTGAAAATACTCATGGAATAGGTATAAATCAAGCTATGGGACCAAGTAATCTCAACCCTACACGTCATCAATCAGTTCCATACCACCCACAAGGGTACAACATTAACATTCCTCCAGCCTATGCATCAAATTACAGAATGCCATACCCTAGGGAATACTCATACCCTGGTCCTTTCTTCTATGTCCCAGTATCACCTTATCCAAGAGTGACTCCATTGGACTCTTTCTTCTATTTTAGTGATGAAAATGCTCATGGATGTTCAATCATGTGA
- the LOC136219954 gene encoding probable protein phosphatase 2C 40 — MRGSRLGNPEEEIKISFGYQCNGQTDNSGMLSNGYESLSSTKITRNSSFSCLSGAAISANATLANTNICNGVIGAEILPSWDSPNSFRKVPSSPNLSRLDMLSSSLQSSMSYLSCSPSSPSPPEHDSYLFKSASDSPRTEGFLNGIEVQVAGGAAGEDRVQAVCSEENGWLFCGIYDGFNGRDAADFLAGTLYETIVFHINSLDWDPKQDGIIASHGLCLDGSIQYALQPDSSGVQSDSFRDEVLESLQKALSQAENDFLNMVEQEMEDRPDLVSVGSCVLVVFLYGADLYILNLGDSRAVLATYDEVNGPELLKAVQLTDSHTVDNEVERSRVLNEHPDDPATVTGGKVKGKLKVTRAFGVGYLKKKKLNDALMGILQVQNLRSPPYVSTEPSMKMHRISKSDQFLIVASDGLFDFFNNDEAVKLVRSYILSNPAGDPAKFVLEQLMVRAAECAGFTKEELMSVPAGRRRKYHDDVTVVVIVLGTNQRTSKASTYM, encoded by the exons ATGCGAGGATCAAGATTGGGTAATCCTGAAGAAGAGATCAAAATAAGTTTTGGTTACCAATGCAATGGCCAAACTGACAACTCTGGTATGCTCTCCAATGGGTATGAATCACTATCCAGCACTAAAATAACCAGGAATAGCAGCTTTTCTTGCTTGTCTGGTGCTGCCATAAGTGCTAATGCCACATTGGCTAATACCAACATCTGCAATGGTGTGATAGGAGCAGAAATACTTCCCAGTTGGGACTCTCCTAATTCATTCAGGAAGGTTCCCTCATCACCTAATCTTTCAAGGCTAGATATGTTATCATCTTCTCTCCAAAGCAGTATGTCATACTTGAGTTGCAGTCCGTCCTCTCCAAGCCCACCTGAACAtgattcttatttatttaaatctGCAAGTGATTCTCCTAGAACTGAAGGCTTTCTTAATGGCATTGAAGTTCAAGTGGCGGGTGGAGCTGCAGGTGAAGACAGGGTTCAAGCTGTCTGTTCTGAAGAAAATGGGTGGCTTTTTTGTGGAATCTATGATGGTTTTAATGGTAGAGATGCTGCTGATTTTCTGGCAGGGACATTATATGAAACCATCGTATTTCACATCAACTCTTTAGATTGGGACCCAAAGCAGGATGGTATTATAGCTTCCCATGGTCTATGTCTGGATGGTTCCATTCAGTACGCTCTTCAGCCTGATAGTAGTGGAGTTCAGTCTGATTCATTTAGAGATGAAGTACTTGAAAGCCTCCAAAAGGCTCTTAGTCAGGCTGAAAATGATTTCTTGAACATGGTAGAGCAGGAAATGGAGGACCGCCCTGATCTAGTTTCTGTAGGTTCTTGTGTGTTGGTTGTTTTCCTTTATGGAGCAGATTTGTATATACTGAATTTAGGTGATAGTCGAGCTGTTTTGGCGACATACGATGAGGTAAATGGGCCTGAGCTGCTAAAAGCTGTTCAGCTCACTGATTCTCACACTGTTGATAATGAAGTTGAAAGAAGTAGAGTACTGAATGAACATCCTGACGATCCTGCAACAGTAACAGGGggcaaagtgaaaggaaaattGAAGGTTACTCGAGCTTTTGGAGTTGGTTACTTAAAAAAG AAGAAACTAAATGATGCCTTGATGGGTATCCTTCAAGTTCAGAATCTTCGAAGTCCTCCATATGTATCTACAGAACCATCAATGAAAATGCACAGAATATCGAAGTCTGATCAATTTCTTATAGTTGCAAGTGATGGATTGTTTGATTTCTTCAACAATGATGAGGCAGTGAAGCTTGTCCGTTCTTATATTTTGAGCAACCCAGCTGGTGATCCAGCAAAGTTTGTATTGGAACAACTTATGGTGAGAGCTGCAGAATGTGCAG GTTTCACCAAAGAAGAATTGATGAGTGTTCCTGCTGGTAGGAGGAGAAAATATCATGATGATGTAACTGTCGTTGTGATTGTTCTTGGTACAAATCAGCGTACATCAAAGGCATCGACGTACATGTAA